The genomic segment CTGGAATAGCAGGCTTAAGTCTGACTTGACAATGAAGCCATTCGCCAAAtaacacacaataaaacatgGGCTGAATACTTGAGAAAAGATCCTTATACCAACTGCTGTGACCTTATTACTCCTCTGAAAATAGATTATCTATGGGTATTTTATCAAGATAATGATCTGAAAGGTATGGATACACCAACACCTGACACAAAATCAGCATTTGTTTGTGGTAGAGCCATCAACACTTAAACCCTTTAGAAAATCTGTGGATTGAGCAAAATAGAAGAGCATACAAGAGACTGAGAGATCCAGGGAAATTGTTCAAGAGGGAATGGTCAATGGTCAATCTTTAAAcccatcttttgtttttgtgaatacTGGGTAATCCTGTTCTAGCAGAATGTATGGGCACTTTATTCTTGTTGTAAAGATTATTGAAATCTTCACGTCTTACgagaattaataaaaacaactacacTTCTATTGACATGCAAATGTAACTATTTCTCTCCAACACAAATATCTACGGTAGTTCGTTTTCTGTACCATTTCCCTAAAAGcattgaataaaatgaatacaaTGAGTTTGTTGTCCCATCCTCTGAGCTTCAGGATGGAAATCTGCTCTTTTGTTGGAACAGCATGTcagattcaaagaaaaaaaaaaaacagtcgaCAAGCTCGTCTATCTCTGAATCTCTGTGCAGGAGGGAGCACAGCACATTGCCATGGGGGCCCTGTGTGAGGAGCTTCAACTGTCAGTATTTGCATACAGTCATCCATCTTCTAAATCTtaagtgacaaaaacataaaatgaaatgtataaCTTCTCAGAGCTATCCCAAGCTCACCCTCCTGGAGGGAATGACACTAAACAGGATTCAGCAGCCTGGAAGGGCCAAACATTCGAACACTCTCCGAACCAGCATCAAAGGCCTTCTCCAACTAAAATGGGGGCATTTCACTGACATGCacaggagagggaaaaaaagctggTGTTTTCTGGCAATCTAAAGCCTGTTTACTCACCCCTCTTCCACAGTTTGTGTCTCAGACGGACGCAGTGCAGAGTGAAATCCCCAGGTGGTCAGAATGATACTCGACTCTGAGTGATATGTCTGCAGGATGTATAAAGCTTGGATAAAAAGTAAGACCTGCACTAACACCAGCTATAAGTGCATTGCTGCCACTGTTTTCACctggtgtgtgtgagagagagaaatacCAGCGACACCTGGATAAGCCAAACTGACATGAGCCtgaaaaactcattttgtttgCGCATAAAGTCTAAAACTGGTTTCTTGAACATAAGTTCAAGAAACCCGATCTCAATGCAACAGACTTCTTTCAGGATGTGGTGAATCAGGAGATTTAAGTCATACtgcaaccaaaaaataaaatcctgctgcAATTGTATGATACAGTCATCTCAATATGGACAAAAATCAGAGGAATAACACCGTATTGTGTCTAAACAAATAATGAGAGGATAATTTCGACAATAGTAACCTAATAaagattaaatgtaaataactattaaaaacatttttttagagcAAGCATTACTGAATGACCTTTAGTAACCAATAGctgatgtgaaattaaaattctttgcgaccaacacacacacacacaaattaaataaaaggagAACAATGCactgttttacataaatatcCACTGAAGAGTGTTTTTGCTATATCAGCAATGCAGAGCCATTAGTGATGAAATTATAAGTGTCACAATTACAATAGGGAGAGAAATCAAGGTATTACATTAACTAGTGTCtaagtaaaatgagaaaaaaaaaatgcagcgatgttttgaagtttttttttctattgtggaacaaaaacagtaaaaccacCAGACATTTTAATCATATGCAATAAGACTGCTTTTTCTTTATGTTCATACTTGTTTCACCGCAACATTATGAACTAATACTGggataaatgaaatatttcaagcagCAAAAGCAATAATCACAGCACTGGCAGTTTTCTGGGTTTGCAAACCTtaatgaaaatgtctttgtcATTATAAAGCAAAATTCTTAtcatgcaaatatgtttttttccacaataacGTTGAACACTATGCTCACATCTCAGAACATCCATTATTCTGGATGTTTTAAAccagaacaaagacagaaagttgACCTCTACATGTTATTTGCTCAAGCTGAGATAGTGATTGTTAGCATGTGTAGCTGGTTTATTTCTAACTGCGACTCAAATcctataaatataaaaaaatatctttaagatTTCTATACACCATTACTGTATGGGTGAAGTAGGTTACCACTGTGAAGAAGCTTATTGTGGAGGATGACAGGATTTGGGACACAGATAACGAAGCCGAAATGCTATAGCGCTAATTTAGCCTAAATAATGCAGCGCTAACGTATCCTCAAGGCTGGACTAAATGGTTTAAGGTAACACTCTGGCACAAATGAGCctccttacattttttttactttatttaaaaatactaaatacttCAGCACTACTATTTGACCTTTTTGTAAATACGTCCTTTAACTTTTTATGCCACAGCTACATAAATGCTAAATTGCTAAAAGCTACATAGTTTGTGAaaatttattcttgtaaaacttaataaatattttcttgtttgtatGGAAGGGAGGAGAGATGGGATGCATGTATATTTGTGTGGGAGATGATGAAGAAGCTGTGAGCGGTGCAGAGGTGGAGATTTTTGTGTAGGAGGATTGCTTGTGCATGTATTCAGAAACACTTtctggcaaaaaagaaaaacaaaaggtaagAACCACATTATTGGGCATCCAGAAAGAATGATTAGTTTTGGAGTAAACCTGCAGATCTGGTATatagatattatttaaattacaagGAGCTGGAACATTCAGAACTTCATCATGAGGGCAGCAAACATTTTACCTGGCAGTTATTAGGTGTTCATTCTTCTGTGACTAATGGATACTACAGCTGTCTGAAAATCCTGAATGTTTGGCATCTAAGTCACTGATATATGCACTGATGTCATGTATGTGACAAAATTactatttaaaatatgaatcaaTGTCCATTCAATTCTTTTTTGATATTAATAGAAGTCTTTCCAAAAAAGTTGCCTAAAAAGTCAAAgtataatatttataaacagaatcttgtgtttattttcctctttatttttacttacttcaaatgaaactaaacaaaaacctCATCTTTGTTATGCGATGCATCTTACTTAATGTCTCTTCCTGCTTTTTCTCCCATTTTGGTTTTCATCATTATCCTCCAGTCTCGTCAGACACCTGAAGGGGAGTTTCTGCCACTGGACCAGTGTGAGCTGGATGTTGGCTTCGGGACGGGAGCAGACCAGCTCTTCCTGGTGTCTCCTCTCACAATCTGCCATGAAATAAATCCCAAAAGTCCGTTTTTCGACTTATCGCAGCGCTCCCTCAAGAACGAACAATTTGAGATTGTCGTTATCCTCGAGGGTATCGTGGAGACCACGGGTGAGAAAGCTGGTCCTGTTACTACTTTTCTGCTGCCACTGATTCCTATCTTCAGTATTCACACAGCCttaatatgtaaatattaacttatttttctatttttcatgtttaaaaaagagCTGGAGAGGAAATGAGAAAGAATGACATGTGAATGAGTGCCTGATTGAATTATGAGGAATATTTTATTACTCCATAATCAGTATAAGGCCTCTGTATGCATAATAAATGCCTGTGGTCACAGAAGTGTGCATCACTGTGGTGAATGTGCTGAGTTTTCATGCAGCATTTCTCTGATGACAGTTAGAAGCAGGAGTTGGTGTGCAGCCTGctttctgcagagaaaatcCTCAGCAGCAACACTGATCCCCCTGTTGCATATTTAACAGAAAGATTCCTCCCTAAAGTCCAAtgcaaataaattcatcttCTCTCTTCTGTGTCGACTCTATCAGTCCTGCTGCACTCTGCCACTTTTGTGGTGGAGACAACAGAGCTCAGGAGGAGGCAGGAGTGAAGGATCAGTGTGAGAGCAACAGCTTGTCTTATTAACATCGCAGCGCTGCGAAGAAGCTGAGAaggaaatatgttaaaatactCAAACTCCCAACATCTACACAAGGACTCATGCACATCTTGCAGATCctgacatttcattttcttctgaacCTAGACAGCGTAGTGGGAAGATTATTTATAATTGTTAGCAAAAAGTACAAACATTAAAGGCTTTCTACTACATTTCTCTGATAAaggcaaacaaataaaatccgaatttgacttttaaaccTAACAAAATTGTTTGGATTCCACTTATGCATTAAAGTATGTATTTGGACTGAGTGGTATGCACCTCAATTCTAACGTCATACAaaggtttgtttcattttaccCCTCTCTTCATTTTACTCTGATGAAATCTTCTGAAGACTTGCAGAATCTGCAAGTGCCAACATCAAAgtagaatgaataaaaaacattttaaatgggaaaacaaaatcacCTGTTATGAggtaaaacatttcattaagtAAATGTCACACAAACAGCAGGATGAAATCATgcttaaaagcaacaaaagtcTATGAACAAATAGCaaaataaaccatttaaatATCTGTTCCCAACAGAACAATACAATCCAGAAATTTCCACTTCACCTGAAAGTCAACAAAAGCCTAAGAAAGCCTCTGCGGCCAGAAATGTTCACAAGAACCTTCTTCTGGGATGTCCAGTATTTGCCAAGTATTTGTGTTGCTgggggcttttatttttatgcaagaTGCAGTGAACATTATCCAGGTGGGTGGATACCCATATGATGCCTGAGAGATGAAGCTAAAATGGCATGCCTGTCAGGCACAAAACCCACAAGCCTCCAATGCTCCTATGATGCTGTTGTCATGTGTGTTGACCAAAAAGCGGgggggaaaacaacaacaacaaaaaacccagtTCTCTTCAAATAACAAAAGTGCTTGAAAATTAACACCGAGCTCATCGTTGTAATCAGAGCCAAGACTTTAGgctaaagtattttaaaagtgaTCTTTGAGGTAATGAAGTAATGTAGGGCTGTTAAATGGTTTTGTTAGATGAAGTGTAGTGAGCCGGGAATAGAATCAGGTTATGACATAACACTCCACCCCTCGTCGCTCAGAGGTACGCGATAATACTCCTACTCTTCAGCTAACCGCAGAGCTCTACAGAAACTCAGACTGCAACACAGAAATTACAGCTGTTCGTTTATTGATCATCGTACACCTccaaaaaaaattgtacttctaaaaaaaataaatatgagacCTTTTACAGcgcttttcaaaaataatctccACTGGGAGAGAGGTGTGTATCTTTTCTCTAGAATGCAGTGAGTAGAATTGAGTCTTAAAACTCCAGTCAGTCCATCGCAACcttaatgtttatatttacaaattataattattatttctctgCACATTGGCTCAATTTCAGTTCGGTACATGAaaggaattaatttttttaagccaCTTAAACACTAACCAATAAAACTCTAACAGTTTaacctgttttaaaataaatatggatttccttttagtttaatattaaatattaatattatttgttttagtgaGTGGTTCTCAGCTGCTGCAAATAGTTATATTTGTGGAATATTGTATAATGAAGGGCAAACACATTTGCCcttcattttctcacattaaaatatcaaactaCAATGTCTGTCATCTGTTAGGGACTTTATGTGACAGAGCAGCAAAAAGTAGTGCAAatctgtgaagtggaagaaaattgaTACAAGTAAAAGTCTTGTAACACCGTCTACTACAATTGCAGCTGCAAGCAGTAATTGCCATTTCTCTTAATAGCTTTGCAGATGTACAGactgaaattattgtttttagatctggactttgactgggccagtcAAACACATCaatatgttttgatctaaactaGTCCGCTGTAGTTCTGGCTGATCGTTGAGGGTCACTGTCTTGCTAGAAGTCGAGACTCCGCCTCAGTTTCAAGTCCTTTTCAGCCTCAAGCAGGCGGTTATAGACTTGACCTACATCTGATCTCCCCATCAACTgatcagctgctgcttcagaaaGCATTTTTATGGTAGGTTCAGAGTGATAAACTATTTTAGTTTCTACATTAAAAAGCCATATGAATGTAAGCCAGGAAGCTCTGTTTCAGTCTCCTCTGACCAGGCTATCaacaaaagctttttgtttttcaaactctTCCATGTAGGTCAGATTTCTTCTCCTGTTTCTTAGGTTGAACCAGAAAATCTTTATAGGAAACTCATTTCACTTTCCCCAGTGTGGAGTCAAATATAACCATCTCCATTTGCTCCTTTTTAACCACAAAACAAGACAGAGCAACCTCAGTGTGGTTGCTGTCAAAACTAAACTGTAAATCTTCTGCTCCACCCTCACCCTCAAAGAAAATACAAGGGTTAAGTCCCCCACATGAAGGAGCAGTGCACTCCTGACCCACATCAAAAACCTCTgatgtgtgtatgtgagtgGCTGCAGACTGAAGTTATTCAACTTCACctcaaatacacaaaatcttaccaaatagttttttctttagtttccaaAGAAACTAAAGCCTGCTCTTAGCCTGCTTGATAtacaagaaaaaactaacttacaagtaacttttcagaaagatataagtgctttttttaagtgaaggattccttaatattgattaaaaaagtcCTAGTTCCActaaaagattatttcacttttaacaagacatttttcacatgttataagtgaaataatctgacagtggaactagtcttttttttttaaatcaatatcatggaattattgacttaatcAAGCActtatatgttgctgaaaaggtATCTGTTAGCTTGATTTATTTAAGTGTACCCATTCATtcgcactagaaactagataaaatacttggtaagcttttgtgttgttgctgtgttttgacTGGTGGTCATCAcatcaaaaaatacaaactaatcACAATCCTAATTTACACTGGCAGCGGAAAATTAGATAATCTCACAACATGGTTCTACAAACTGCAGCCACCCTGCAGCCTGGAAAGATTTCATTATTCCAACCATATATAAAGATACTTTGCTTCTTGCAATGTCATCCTTGTTATTTCACTACTGTACATGCTTTGTGACTAGAAAGATATTGATATATTAGGTTTTAAGAgcttatatttgttttcctgaACTGAGAAATCcattaaatgcagtttattattgctttttcatgtgattaatttgtttttgagtaaaaCGTGAATCCCTCCATAGAGGGATGCTTTATTTGGACCTCATTAATTGAAAGTCATTGAGATGATTACTCATCCATCTCTGTTTTGCAGGTATGACATGTCAAGCGCGGACATCATACACTGAAGACGAGGTTTTATGGGGCCACCGCTTCCTGCCCGTCATGTCTCTGGAGGAAGGCTTCTTCAGAGTGGACTACTCTCAGTTCCACAACACATTTGAGGTGCCAACACCTCCATACAGCGTCaaagagcaggaggagaaaaactCGTTGCCTTCACCTCAGTCCACTCCCACCCCCGCACTGACTGAGAGCCACGGCGCCCGGCGCAACCGGGTGTTTTCCGTGGATTGCATCAACACTTCAGAGGAGAGGGGCCGTCAGGGAGGAGCGGGCGGGCGGCTGCCGAGCAAGCTGCAGAGAATGAGCTCGTCGGGGAAGGAGGACCTGCAGAGGAAGGTGCTTTTGCTCACCTCCCAGCATGCAGAGAAGGCGTGCAGCACAGGGGACCTCCCCATGAAGCTGCAGAGGCTGAGCTCCTCCCCCAGCCCAGGAGCACAAAATCGGCTGCAACTCAAGTCACTCAAGGTGGGCTTTGAGCCCATGACACAGTCCACAGGAGACCTGTACCAGCGCAGCCCATCAACCACGCTGTCACCCACTCCCGTGCCCATGCACAGCCCCCTTCTGTCAGCTGGAGGGAGGCTGGAGGACAATCTGCCACCAAAGCTACGAAAAATGAATGCTGACCGCTGAAACCTGGACAACAACCACCAAACACGAGAAGGTGCTGCACACAGGGAACAACAAAAAGCACTTATAATGGGACAAAAAGGACTTTCCCCATTATAAAACCCACTAGGCAacttgtggggtttttttctttcagaacaaaCTATTACTGGAAATACTGTGATTTCTGTGCTTCATAACGAAGGAATAGACTAAAAACGCGTATTTACTGGATCATTCTGAGAAGAGTTGTGCATGTCTACAATaaatctattgttttatttatgcaccACAATGCTCAATAGTCCATCTTAGTTTTAATCAAgtataaattatattaaaatgaaaataaataaagtttgatattCTCTGCCTTATCTGATTCCTGCTGTTTTAGCTGAAACCAAGGTAAGTGTCATTACAAGACCTTATTTAACCCAACCTTAAGTATATAAGATGAGCTGAAACAGACATACAAAAAAATGGTTTCTTTTGTTCaccaaaaattacaaaactgcCACTCTGTCAGAAATATCCAAGAGGGAAATAATGAAATAGATAATCTTAAAAGTTGTTACAAATTACTGATGTATtctaaaatttcaaaaacatttcctcttgTTGGGATCAGAATCAGATTTAATTGCTAATTGTGCGCACAAACAAATCATACAACCTTAGTTTTACCTACTAGCGTGCTCcataaattacacaaatgtaaaactttagaggaagtaaaacaaaagtcaaagaaaCAATATGTAAAACCTTCCTATATATagccatattttttttcattttttgaagaAAGTCAGGTTGGAAAAGTGAAATTAGGCTTACAGAGGTTACTGACGTCACGCACAATTCTagaggaaaaacatatttttgatgtAGAAAttgaaagaataataaaattaacCTGGTTGCATAAGTGCACACCATATTGAACTATGGGCaccttttgatttaatttcaatatttagcTTTGTGAAAACTTTGGAGAGCTACCATATCCCTGTTCAGTGAGGCATTAAATTAACAAACTATCCAAACAACTGAACACGTAGTCCTAGCTTCCAACAAAAGCCTTTGTTTCGCTGAGTCTTTCAGCATAGTGTGACTACAGCAGTTAGAAACAGAGACACAGGGAGCATAATAATGCAACACTGCAGAAACCCCCAGCTGCACATCTGGGGTCAGCCTCTACCAAATATCATCAGGACCTCAGCTTTCATTTTACAACGgcacaaaaaaatcaatgatAGAGAGAGTTTCCTCTGCCATGCCAGTCCTCACAAACAGAGCAACCCAGAACCCCCACTATCATTGTCAATCCACACCTTCAAGCACCCACTCACTTTACACAGAGCCTAAACTGCTTCCTACAGTCATCCTGTGATCTGGCTGCAAACAGAGGCGAGTGTGTTTGGTTGCTCACACACTTTATCCAGTTCTCAtgctgtgtttttgattttaccAAATAACACCAATGAAACAGCTTCATTATAAGGAAGAACACACCAAAACATAAAGCCATGAGGAAAACAGGAATTATTCGCAAGTAGAAAGGTGACATACTGGTTGATGCCATATATAATCTCTTTTTACAAAGATGGGGTTTGAGGTTTAATGGACGAAACTGGCATGTGAATAGCCatagttttatatatatctatatgttTTTATAACTCAACTGACTACTGAGTATGTTTGTATTCAGAAACAAAGGGAGAAGGCCTCTAACTGGAATGTTATTAACATTGCAAAGGAATTTTCAAACTGTCCAAAACTAGCAATCAAATTCAAAGCAACACTATCAAACATGGATTACATAGTTATTATATTGACACTTATTGGGTACCACAGCTTAAAGCAGTAACATAATCTCACACTAAAGAAAAGTTTGGTTATGACTGTGAAAGAAGTTGTAGTgaagaataaatacttttttgtttctaagGTGAGATGAGACCAAGATGCAGCTACAGTTCAGTGAAGCACAAAGTTAACTATCAAGCATGGTAGTGGCAGAATCATGTTGCCAGGATGTTTTCCACCCAGCTCTAGTGATGCACTAAACAGGACAGATTAAATAATAAAGGAGGATACCTAGA from the Gambusia affinis linkage group LG19, SWU_Gaff_1.0, whole genome shotgun sequence genome contains:
- the kcnj19a gene encoding G protein-activated inward rectifier potassium channel 1; protein product: MAALRRKFGEDYQVVNTNQATTFSAPVKKKRQRFVEKNGRCNVQHGNLGGETSRYLSDLFTTLVDLKWRWNLLIFILTYTIAWLVMASMWWIIAYIRGDINHGRDPSYTPCVANVYNFPSAFLFFIETEATIGYGYRYITEKCPEGIILFLFQSLLGSIVDAFLIGCMFIKMSQPKKRAETLMFSQDAVISQRDGRLCLMFRVGNLRNSHMVSAQIRCKLIKSRQTPEGEFLPLDQCELDVGFGTGADQLFLVSPLTICHEINPKSPFFDLSQRSLKNEQFEIVVILEGIVETTGMTCQARTSYTEDEVLWGHRFLPVMSLEEGFFRVDYSQFHNTFEVPTPPYSVKEQEEKNSLPSPQSTPTPALTESHGARRNRVFSVDCINTSEERGRQGGAGGRLPSKLQRMSSSGKEDLQRKVLLLTSQHAEKACSTGDLPMKLQRLSSSPSPGAQNRLQLKSLKVGFEPMTQSTGDLYQRSPSTTLSPTPVPMHSPLLSAGGRLEDNLPPKLRKMNADR